From one Lycium ferocissimum isolate CSIRO_LF1 chromosome 7, AGI_CSIRO_Lferr_CH_V1, whole genome shotgun sequence genomic stretch:
- the LOC132063069 gene encoding G-type lectin S-receptor-like serine/threonine-protein kinase LECRK4, which produces MISKEWHQNPGSCLLSSYSTCNGQTYGYILFYTYRFTLAQEGLLLHSILNTIALPKRNAYEAYFCSNTVDTKSPNMARNRRIVNLTSGAIVPPRDYYYRAILEYDSVFAQYAHSKAPRNGKNQMISAQPFRVNLIWELVVPIAIACLTQMGGLIDLYDMYTLDNIFWPNSSNYEELQFFNQDECRNSCLFDSNCVVAVEKSGTCYKKKLPVSNGRREQVNSKAFVKLLISSIPTGDFPYSTSDRGHRKKDKRPKFVGSSSIPETNLRNFTFRELKVATDSFKLELGRGAFGTIYRGEFSSSNLRTIIAVKKLDRLANDGEKEFKTEASVIARTHHKNFVRLAFSL; this is translated from the exons ATGATATCAAAAGAGTGGCATCAGAATCCAGGTTCTTGCTTGCTTAGCAGTTACAGCACATGTAATGGGCAAACCTATGGATATATACTGTTCTACACATACAGATTCACTCTTGCTCAAGAGGGTCTCCTCCTG CATTCAATTCTGAACACCATTGCTCTGCCAAAGCGAAATGCATACGAGGCATACTTTTGTAGCAACACGGTTGATACAAAATCTCCAAATATGGCGAGAAACAG GAGGATTGTGAATTTAACTTCTGGAGCTATTGTTCCACCAAGAGACTACTATTACAGGGCTATTCTTGAATATGATAGTGTGTTCGCCCAATATGCTCATTCCAAAGCTCCACGAAATGGAAAGAACCAGATGATATCTGCTCAGCCATTCAGGGTCAATTTGATCTGGGAACTTGTGGTTCCAATAGCTATTGCATGCTTGACTCAAATGGGAGGTCTAATT GATCTGTATGATATGTATACTTTAGATAACATATTTTGGCCTAATTCTTCAAACTACGAGGAGCTGCAGTTCTTTAACCAAGATGAATGCCGGAACTCTTGTTTGTTTGATTCTAATTGTGTGGTTGCAGTAGAAAAGTCAGGAACCTGTTATAAAAAGAAGTTGCCAGTTTCTAACGGAAGGAGGGAACAAGTTAACAGCAAGGCCTTTGTTAAATTGCTGATATCTAGTATCCCAACCGGTGATTTCCCATACTCGACATCAGATAGGGGACATAGGAAGAAAGATAA AAGACCAAAATTTGTTGGTTCATCAAGCATCCCGGAGACGAATCTGAGAAATTTCACTTTCCGAGAGCTTAAGGTAGCAACAGACAGTTTCAAGCTAGAACTTGGAAGGGGTGCTTTCGGCACAATTTATAGAGGAGAGTTTTCGTCTTCAAACTTAAGAACTATTATAGCAGTCAAGAAACTAGACAGGCTAGCAAATGATGGTGAGAAGGAATTCAAAACAGAAGCCAGTGTAATAGCCAGGACTCATCACAAGAATTTCGTGAGATTGGCTTTTAGTCTATGA